A single Rhodothermales bacterium DNA region contains:
- a CDS encoding M24 family metallopeptidase, whose amino-acid sequence MKNLRMHTRPGTGLCALILAGLLALSGLTSPSAAQHDPAGSRTFPGVLPMKDQAAAIDRMLEERMETVIPMIMRRAGVDVWIVAAREYNEDPVIRSMLPATWIAARRRTVLMFHDAGPDAPIQRLAVARYDIGTLFKGSWDPETQPDQWARVADLVREWNPRVIGVNRSETFGLADGITASEYDALLAALGPDLAPRVRGAEELAVGWLETRTPSEMAAYPTIMRMARSILSEGLSEVAITPGVTTTEDVEWWYRDRIRELGLVTWFHPSVDVQRAGSNERDNDFSAREGVDVILPGDLVHVDFGITYLRLNTDTQMLAYVLRPGETAPPDGLVRGLAVGNRLQDILTDEFVAGRSGNDILRRALDQAAREGIEATIYTHPIGFQGHGAGPTIGLWDMQGGVPGKGDYPLYPNTAHSIELNAAVAIPEWDGKTVRIMLEEDAFFDGEHVWYIDPRQTELLLIPR is encoded by the coding sequence ATGAAAAACCTCCGTATGCACACCCGCCCCGGCACCGGGCTTTGCGCCCTCATCCTTGCCGGCCTCCTTGCGCTCAGTGGCCTGACTTCTCCGTCTGCCGCGCAGCACGATCCGGCCGGATCACGCACATTCCCCGGCGTGTTGCCCATGAAGGATCAGGCGGCCGCCATCGACCGCATGCTCGAAGAGCGCATGGAAACAGTCATTCCCATGATCATGCGCCGGGCTGGCGTGGACGTCTGGATCGTGGCCGCGCGCGAATACAACGAGGACCCGGTCATCCGGTCCATGCTGCCGGCAACGTGGATTGCGGCGCGGAGGCGGACCGTTCTGATGTTCCATGATGCGGGTCCCGACGCGCCCATACAGAGGCTGGCCGTGGCACGCTATGACATCGGCACCCTGTTCAAGGGCAGCTGGGACCCCGAGACACAGCCGGACCAGTGGGCCCGCGTGGCGGATCTTGTCCGGGAATGGAATCCCCGCGTTATCGGGGTGAACCGGTCGGAAACCTTCGGCCTGGCCGACGGGATCACCGCATCGGAATACGATGCGCTCCTGGCGGCCCTGGGCCCGGACCTGGCGCCTCGCGTTCGGGGCGCCGAAGAACTGGCCGTCGGATGGCTCGAAACCCGGACGCCGTCGGAAATGGCGGCGTATCCCACCATCATGCGCATGGCCCGGTCCATTCTTTCGGAAGGCCTGTCGGAAGTGGCCATTACACCGGGGGTCACGACTACCGAGGACGTGGAGTGGTGGTACCGGGATCGCATAAGGGAATTGGGACTCGTGACGTGGTTCCATCCGTCGGTGGACGTGCAGCGGGCGGGATCGAACGAACGGGACAACGATTTCTCCGCCCGGGAAGGGGTCGACGTCATCCTGCCCGGCGACCTGGTTCATGTGGACTTCGGCATCACCTACCTGCGCCTGAATACCGACACGCAGATGCTGGCGTACGTCCTTCGGCCGGGTGAAACCGCGCCGCCCGACGGTCTGGTGCGTGGGCTCGCCGTCGGCAATCGCCTGCAGGACATCCTGACGGACGAATTCGTCGCTGGCCGCAGCGGGAACGACATCCTGCGCCGGGCGCTCGACCAGGCCGCCCGGGAGGGCATAGAGGCCACCATCTATACGCATCCCATAGGCTTCCAGGGGCACGGCGCGGGCCCGACCATCGGCCTGTGGGACATGCAGGGCGGCGTACCGGGCAAAGGGGACTATCCCTTGTATCCGAACACGGCGCACTCCATTGAACTCAATGCGGCCGTCGCCATCCCCGAATGGGATGGCAAGACGGTCCGCATCATGTTGGAGGAAGACGCCTTCTTCGACGGGGAACACGTGTGGTACATCGATCCCCGTCAGACGGAACTGTTGCTTATTCCACGCTGA
- a CDS encoding MBL fold metallo-hydrolase — MRTIRAYYGIVVPFFEPVRACLSLSMNPELSMQSRRVFLKTSALASAGAFVAGGVLSPFHRAAGMSTRRNFTPIRRGVGTFEQRGGTIGWLVRPDALVVVDSQYPDTAEMLVQGLAERSDRRIDLLINSHHHGDHTGGNATLRPHADRVLAHRNVPDLMRSRGTMDDAMIPDRTFGEVWEEDLGDETLRLSWYGPAHTGGDAVIHFVRADVVHMGDLVFNRMPCFVDVAGGADSAGWMDVLQRVHDDHTRDTVFIYGHGNPDAGITGTRDDLLVFRDFLGGVRDHVQAGIRDGKTAEDLAVDRLPGFEQFYHPDRPDGVARTIKMIFDELSGV, encoded by the coding sequence ATGCGCACCATAAGGGCGTATTATGGGATTGTCGTCCCGTTCTTCGAGCCTGTTCGCGCCTGTTTGTCCCTTTCCATGAACCCGGAGTTGTCCATGCAATCACGCCGCGTTTTCCTGAAAACATCCGCGCTGGCCTCGGCCGGGGCGTTCGTGGCGGGTGGCGTCCTGTCACCGTTCCACCGGGCGGCCGGAATGAGCACGCGACGCAATTTCACCCCCATTCGCCGCGGCGTGGGCACGTTTGAACAGCGAGGGGGCACCATCGGATGGCTGGTCCGCCCGGATGCTCTCGTGGTGGTGGATTCGCAGTATCCCGACACCGCGGAAATGCTGGTGCAGGGCCTTGCCGAACGATCGGACCGGCGTATTGACCTCCTCATCAATTCGCATCACCATGGTGACCACACCGGGGGGAATGCCACGCTCCGTCCGCATGCGGACCGGGTGTTGGCCCACCGGAATGTGCCTGATCTCATGCGCAGCCGTGGCACGATGGATGACGCCATGATACCCGACCGGACGTTCGGCGAAGTCTGGGAAGAGGATCTTGGCGATGAGACACTCCGGCTGTCCTGGTACGGCCCGGCCCATACCGGGGGCGATGCGGTCATCCATTTCGTGCGGGCCGATGTCGTGCACATGGGCGACCTCGTGTTCAACCGGATGCCGTGCTTCGTGGATGTGGCCGGCGGTGCCGATTCCGCTGGTTGGATGGATGTGCTGCAACGGGTCCATGATGACCACACCCGGGATACCGTCTTCATCTACGGGCACGGCAACCCCGATGCCGGGATCACGGGTACGCGCGACGACCTCTTGGTCTTCCGCGATTTCCTGGGCGGTGTCCGTGACCACGTCCAGGCCGGGATCCGCGACGGCAAGACCGCCGAGGACCTGGCCGTCGACCGATTGCCGGGCTTCGAACAATTCTACCACCCCGACCGTCCGGATGGCGTTGCACGCACCATCAAGATGATCTTTGACGAGCTGTCCGGCGTCTGA
- a CDS encoding serine hydrolase, translating to MMRNTIPFQTAVLVVAFLFGPPAAAQAPGAIADQLNELADRARIPGMSLAYMENGEVAWTHVVGVRSAVTAPKVTPETVFEAASLSKPVVAWVVHRLAADGAFDLDRPLAEYLAYDRSGTDPRLFDITARTVLRHASGFPNWRPAGGDLAILTDPGLQFSYSGEGFVFLQQAVEKATSSNLHALAQQLVFRPLGMTSSSFVWRDTYTPVLAVGHDREGVALNKFTPEVANAAFSLHTTAADYARFMIALATGEGLPEDAVTALTQPSISAEDGIYWSEGVGLEPTPAGQALWHWGDNAGYKAFAWVAPGATSGFVLFTNSDNGMLILEEVYDLLIDGPGTAVAWLNYESVDDPVYILGRNLMDVLAADGLEAALSRYHDARGQMPPGAYVEDALNTLGYNLLRSGRVDEAIAFFELNTTEYPDSYNVFDSLGEAYYVKGDFETALTHYRKSVLMNPSNEGGKVMISTIQERLAGN from the coding sequence ATGATGAGAAACACAATCCCTTTCCAGACGGCCGTACTGGTGGTCGCGTTCCTGTTCGGCCCACCGGCGGCGGCCCAGGCCCCCGGGGCCATTGCAGATCAATTGAACGAACTGGCCGACCGGGCCCGGATACCAGGTATGTCGTTGGCCTACATGGAGAACGGCGAGGTCGCCTGGACCCATGTCGTGGGGGTCCGAAGCGCCGTTACCGCTCCGAAGGTGACGCCGGAAACCGTGTTTGAGGCCGCATCGCTCAGCAAGCCCGTCGTCGCATGGGTCGTGCACAGGCTGGCGGCGGACGGCGCGTTCGACCTGGACCGCCCCCTGGCCGAGTATCTGGCCTATGATAGGTCCGGCACCGACCCCCGGTTGTTCGACATCACGGCCCGAACGGTCCTTCGGCACGCATCCGGATTTCCGAACTGGCGGCCAGCCGGCGGAGATCTGGCCATCCTGACCGACCCCGGGCTGCAGTTCAGCTATTCCGGAGAAGGATTCGTGTTTCTGCAGCAGGCTGTGGAAAAAGCCACCTCGTCCAATCTGCACGCCCTCGCGCAGCAGCTGGTCTTCCGGCCGCTGGGCATGACATCCAGCAGCTTCGTATGGCGCGACACGTACACGCCGGTGCTTGCCGTCGGGCACGATCGGGAAGGCGTCGCCCTCAACAAGTTCACCCCGGAGGTCGCCAACGCTGCCTTCAGTCTGCATACGACAGCGGCGGATTACGCCCGGTTCATGATTGCCCTGGCCACTGGAGAAGGGTTGCCCGAGGATGCAGTCACCGCGCTTACCCAGCCCTCCATTTCAGCAGAAGACGGCATTTACTGGAGTGAAGGGGTGGGGCTGGAACCCACGCCGGCCGGACAGGCGCTCTGGCACTGGGGAGACAATGCCGGTTACAAGGCCTTTGCCTGGGTGGCACCGGGCGCCACGTCGGGCTTCGTCCTCTTCACAAACAGTGACAACGGCATGCTCATCCTGGAAGAGGTCTACGATCTCCTGATCGACGGGCCGGGTACGGCTGTGGCCTGGCTCAACTACGAATCGGTGGACGATCCCGTGTATATCCTGGGTCGGAACCTTATGGATGTTCTCGCTGCCGACGGACTGGAAGCCGCCCTCTCGCGCTACCACGATGCGCGCGGCCAGATGCCTCCGGGCGCGTATGTGGAAGATGCCCTCAACACATTGGGGTACAATCTGTTGCGGAGTGGACGAGTAGACGAGGCCATTGCCTTCTTCGAGCTCAATACGACCGAGTATCCCGACAGCTACAATGTGTTCGATTCGCTGGGGGAAGCCTACTACGTCAAGGGTGACTTCGAGACGGCGCTCACCCACTACCGGAAGAGCGTCCTCATGAATCCGTCGAACGAGGGCGGAAAGGTCATGATTTCAACGATCCAGGAGCGGCTGGCCGGGAATTGA